The region ACAATGTGGATATGGTCAATCACTAACTTTTGGATTGTTTCTGCCAAACTCTGAATGAAGTCCTGAGCACGATTCAATTCGATTACCTTACTAATAATCTGTTCATAATATTTTTGTTTATTTTTGGGATTTCCTTCGACGTAAAGTAATTCCTCAATGATATACGCATATTTTGGGGGCAAGCTTTTTCGTACTTTTGAACGTGAATATTTGCTAGCACAATATTGTGTTACCTCAATCAAATGTGAAATCATTGTAAAATACCATTTGGTTAAATCTTCTGGTCGTAATTTTAACTGTATTTTTTCTAGCGCATACTTTGGATAAGCAATAATAAAATTTAACTCAGTTTTATCATTGTCATCCATTTCTGGAAAACGTAAATTAATCTTTTCACTAATAATACCAGCACCTGTTTTTAAAATGTGATTTAGGCCGTCGTACTCTCCGTGAATATCACTAACAAAATATTCGGTCCCTTTTGGAAGATTTAAAATTGCCTCCAAGTTGACGATTTCTGTGACAACCTCATCTTCATCATTAAACTCTTTTCTTAGTTCATCAAAATATTTTTCTTTGTACATTGGTACATACCCCTTTTAGGTAAAATTACAAATCGATAACTTGATAATAGCACAAATTAAACCGCTTACAAAAACTTCCAAACCTCAATATATTAGTGACGTATTTACAGTTTTTCGGCGTCCGTCAAAAAATACTCCATGACACTAGATCAACATCTAACATCGTGGAGTACTTATTTATACACATTATTAATACTTCTAAATCACGTTACGTTCAAAAGGCTGATCGCTAATTCCCTCTGATAAAATCTTCTTAGACCATTCTTTAGCAGAGAATAGTGAATGATCACGATAATTTCCGCAACTATAAATATCGGTTCCTGGTACGTCTTCCCACTTAATATCGTTGGCGATTGCTTCAAGCGAACTCTTTAACGCCTTGGCAACTTCAGTTGTAGAATGTTCGCCCCATGTAATCAAATGGAAACCAGTTCGGCAACCAAATGGTGAACAATCAATAACACCATCCATACGATCGCGTAATAAACCTGCTAATAAATGTTCAATTGTGTGTAATCCGGCCGTTGGAATTGCATTCTCGTTTGGTTGAACTAAGCGTAAGTCAAAGTTAGAAATTTTGTCTCCCTTTGATCCCTCTTCAACCGTGATCAAACGCACATATGGTGCCTTAACCTTAGTATGATCTAATTCAAAACTTTCAACTTCTGTTTCAATTTTTGCCATTTATATGTACCTTCCTTTCAATCAACTCTTTCTCATTGTAATACGTTTTCCTCAAAAAGCGAATGTTTTACTATTTACGATACTGGCCAGCAAATTTGACGATATTCTGCACAGCATTTTCTATGAATTGTGGTTCTGTTGCCAAGTTCAGTCGAATACAACCAAGCTTATCTTCACCAAACCATTCGCCGTAATCAACCGCAATTCCAACTTTATCTTGAACAAATTGTCTTACTTGTTCAGGTGCAACTAGTCCCCTCAAATCTACCCAGAGTAAATACGTCCCTTGTAAATCTGCTACTTTAATTTCTGGTACATTTGCTGCCAATTGATTTTTAACATACTGATAGTTGGTCCTGATAACTTCAAGAACTGCTTCAAGCCATTCTTCGCCATCTCGATAAGCAGCCTCAGCAGCTATTTGGCCTAAAATACTCTCATCAGTATGATTAAATCGATTCTTTCCAATCTTAAACTGTTCTCGAATTTTTTCATTCGGAATTATGACATGTGAATTAAGTAAACCGGCCATGTTAAATGTTTTGGAGGGGGAAGTAACCACAATTAAATCATTATGAAACTTTTCATCTTCAACACTGAGTGCCGAAATAAACTTACGCTTTCCAATTTCAATATCCTGATGAATTTCATCAGAGACAACCAAAACATGATGCTTCCGACAAATTTCGAGGACTGTAGCAAGTTCTTTTTCGGTCCAAATTCTTCCAACTGGATTATGTGGTGAGCACTGGATAAATAATTTAACATCGTTTTCAACGATTTTACGTTCAATATCTGCAAAATCCATGTTGAACTGGCCATCTTCTTCAACCAACTGTGAAGCAATTAGTCTTCTGCCGTTATCCTTAATTGCGTCATGGAATGGGTAATAAACTGGCGTTAAAATAAGCACAGCGTCGTTGGGTTGCGTAAAGGTATTAACTAACGTATACAATGAAGAAACCACCCCATTATCAAAGAGTAGCCATTCTGATTCTAATCTGATATTATGGCGTTTCTTTTGCCAAGCCTGATATGTTTTAAAGTATCCCTCCGGTACCACCGAATAACCGTAAACATTATTTTCAACACGTTTTTTTAGTGCTTCCGTGGCTGCTTTGGGCTCCTTAAACTCCATATCTGCGACCCACATTGGTGTTAAATCTGCATTCCCAAAACGTTCTTCTAGTGCATCCCACTTTAAAGAACTAGTGTTATGGCGATCAACCGCGTACTTTGAAATGAATTCTTCCTGCTCCATCAAATCTCCTCCTTAACGGTCGCAAAACGTCCATCCCACATATTGGCATAATATGAATTTGTTGTAGCGGCGTCTATAAACTCATTGTCAACTGTGGTGTACGCATCCCGATAAATTTCAATTGGATATTCTCGGTCATGTGCAATCCGAATTGTTGTATCTATGCAATATTGAGTCTGTGCTCCACATACTTCTAAATCTGTGACGGCCAATCGATTCAAAACATCCTGCAAGCGAGTTCGATAGAATGAATTAGGATGTGTCTTTGCCACTACAATGTCATCATCTTTAACGTTCAGCATCGAATCGAATTGCCATCCATTACTGCCTCGGATCAGCTCTTCATCCTCGTGTTGAATAAAGATCAATGCACTGGAATCGTCCTTACGATACCGACTAATCCGCTCATTAATTTTTCGAATAATTTGGTCATGTTGATAAGCCTCCTTAACAACATCCGTTTGAACATCAATGACTAACAATGCTTTTTTCATTAATCCCACGCCCCCGTAGTTTAAATAACTTTACGTCAATGATTTCCAATCACGTTCCCAAATCAAGGCCATTGTTTTTTCTCCGGTATGAACGCTAATAGCAGGTCCCAAATGGCGCTGATCAAAACGAACATTTGGAAATTCCTGTTGCAATTCTTCCAACCATTTATCAGATAATTCCGCATAGTTTGCATCCAAAATGGTTCCCAAAACAGGATAGTCGTTCTCTTCTAAAGTCTTCCTCAAATCTGACTTAATCACTCCGAATGCTCTCTTCATTGTGCGTTCTCTTCCAACTGCCACAATTTTTCCGTCTTCAAAAGTTAGCATCGGTTTAATTCTTAATAGGTTTCCAATAATCGCAGAACGGTTACTTAATCGACCTGTTCGTGTTAAGTGTTTTAAATCATCTACTACGAAATCAACGTTTAATGTCTCCGTTAACCTAGCCAACTGGGGCATAATCTCATTAGCATGTTTCCCATCCAAAACCATTGTTGCTGCTAACAAACACAAATCTGCTTCGCCGGCTGCGGCAATTGTAGAATCATATGGATATACCTTAATCTTATTGTACGTTTTTAAGAAACCCTCCAAGGAATCAAGAAACGATGTTATTCCCTTGGAAAGATGAATTGAGATAACCTCATCGTATCCTTCGTCCGCAAGTTGATTATATAATTCTTCCGCAGCTCCAATTGAAACCTGTGCGGTCGTTGGTAACGCCGACTCATTTCGCATGTAGTCAAAGAAAGTTTCCGCATCTAATTCTTCGGTTTCCTTATATTGACTATCACCCATGATAACTGTCAAAGGTAGAACTCTAATATTATATTTTTTGATCTCTTCTGGTTTTAAATAGGCTCCAGTATCCGTTACAATTGCTGTTTTCATATTTCTTTTCCCATTCTTCCCACTAGTTGGTTTGATTATATCGCAAATCAGGGCTCAACAAAATAATGTATGAAGTAAACCATCAGTGCCTCAAGTAGTATAAATGCTTCAGTTCCTTAAATTGAAAAATTAATCCGTCATATCGGCTACGATTGAATCAACCTCATCTAAAATATGTTTACCACAATTTCCAACTAGTTTTAAATGGCGAGCCATTAAATCAATCGAAATCAACTGATCAACCATTATTACACCCCTAATATTATCCGTTTTATTATCGATTCGAACGTGTAGCGGATAATTTTTGTCGTGTGATGTTATCGGTATAACCACAGCAAACCCACTAACAGTTTGTGCTTCTTGATTAGTCCATACTAAGGCAGGACGATACCCTTTTTGTTCGTGACCTTTAGAAGGATTAAAATTCATAAGAACAATATCCCCTCTTTTAAAAGTTTGAAACATTCTAATTCTCCTCCGGTTTTAAAAAAGTTCTCTTCCTTGTGATGTACCTTTTTCAATAACTCTATCCTGATCTTCTAAGTATTCTTGATAATCATAGTCTTCAAACCTTTTCATCAAATTGGACTTACTAATATTTTTTTCAATAATCAATTTTTGACCCTCTACTTTCATATTTAGTTCAATATCATCAAACTTTGTGATTCCGATTTGCTTCAAAATATCTTTTGAAATTCGGATTCCTTGTGAGTTTCCCCACTTAGATAATTTCGCTAAAACCATGTCATTACTCCTAATTTTTATTTACTTAAGTATATACAAGTATATACTATGTTGACAATTAAAAAGCATACCCTAATTTGGTATGCTCCCTAATTTTATGTTTAGTCATCCAATTCCCCGTTTACAAAGGTTCTTCTGGGTGAAAAGATTTCTGAAAAAATCACTACTAATCCAACGCTCATTACAATTAACAGACCACTAACCGAATTATTCCATAAATGTTGTCCATAATACAGAATCCCTCTTGAGCCATCAAACAAGAACCTCATTGGAAGCCATGGTGTTACCCAAACCCTGTAAAAATGTGGGATCATCTGTGGCGCCAATTGCATAAGTGGTGCTGAGAAGAATAACAATATACCAAATATGGCAACGCCTGGTACGCCAAGCCATGATACGAATCCTAGTATCAGCATGATAAAAGCAAATCCAGCAATTGATAGGAACCACCCCACTGTAACCGGAGTCGGTAGATTGTAGCCCAAAATCCACTCCGAATACACGGTTGTCAAAAATCCCATCGTTATCGCTAATAATGCTGCTACCGATACTTGACCCAACTTAAACCATGCTAGATGTTTCCTTGATTTAAACTCACGCCCTTTTCCTGCGTAGAATAACATCAATGCAGAAACTAGGCTTGCAATCCAAATTGGTTGGAAAAATCCTGAACTGGCGGTCATAAGATGTTTAGTCGAATGGACTGTTTCCGTCTTTTCTGTAACGATATTCATCATTTTTGCTGAAGTCTCTGCGGGCAACTTAACCTGTGCAATCGCTAGTTGTTTAAACATTTGTGCTTGTACTTCACCATTAATCTTTCCTACCATTGTTGTAAGCAAGGTGCTCACTGAACCTGCTAAGGTTGGATTTACACCTTGATTAATAACAATCTTCAACTGTGTTCCATCACTTTTATTCTGTAGGACACCAGCGATATCTTTCGTAAAATTCTTAGGTACTACAATTGTTGCATAATACTCTTGTTGATTCATACCCTTACGAGCCGAATCCTCATCCTTTTTATATGTCCAATCAACTGTTGGAGTATTCTCATTGGTACTCTTTTTTGCTCCAGTTATCTTTGAAAAAATAGTCTTACCCATTTTCCCCTGATCAAGATTTACTACCGCAATTGGAATATTTTTAGGAACGGGGTTAGCAGACGGAATCTGCGTTACCACAAAAAATAAAGTTAAAAATATTGCTGCTGCAAATGCTAATACAAAAAATTTGTTTTTCTTAAACATTTCTCTTTCCTCCTATTTTTAAACACCGTGTTTAAACACACTATTTAATTTTGGAACCATAAACAGTATAATCAGGGTAGAAGAAAAATGGTATGGACAAAACTAAACAAAATGTTCAATTTTCATATGGAGGTATATTTTGGTTTACGAAAAGAAATCTACAGAAACAAAAAACGCCATTAAAATGGCGTTACTAAGTATTCTAGAGGAAAAACCTTTCTCATCAATTTCAATTAATGATA is a window of Pediococcus claussenii ATCC BAA-344 DNA encoding:
- a CDS encoding S-ribosylhomocysteine lyase yields the protein MAKIETEVESFELDHTKVKAPYVRLITVEEGSKGDKISNFDLRLVQPNENAIPTAGLHTIEHLLAGLLRDRMDGVIDCSPFGCRTGFHLITWGEHSTTEVAKALKSSLEAIANDIKWEDVPGTDIYSCGNYRDHSLFSAKEWSKKILSEGISDQPFERNVI
- a CDS encoding MalY/PatB family protein; translation: MEQEEFISKYAVDRHNTSSLKWDALEERFGNADLTPMWVADMEFKEPKAATEALKKRVENNVYGYSVVPEGYFKTYQAWQKKRHNIRLESEWLLFDNGVVSSLYTLVNTFTQPNDAVLILTPVYYPFHDAIKDNGRRLIASQLVEEDGQFNMDFADIERKIVENDVKLFIQCSPHNPVGRIWTEKELATVLEICRKHHVLVVSDEIHQDIEIGKRKFISALSVEDEKFHNDLIVVTSPSKTFNMAGLLNSHVIIPNEKIREQFKIGKNRFNHTDESILGQIAAEAAYRDGEEWLEAVLEVIRTNYQYVKNQLAANVPEIKVADLQGTYLLWVDLRGLVAPEQVRQFVQDKVGIAVDYGEWFGEDKLGCIRLNLATEPQFIENAVQNIVKFAGQYRK
- a CDS encoding isochorismatase family protein — translated: MKKALLVIDVQTDVVKEAYQHDQIIRKINERISRYRKDDSSALIFIQHEDEELIRGSNGWQFDSMLNVKDDDIVVAKTHPNSFYRTRLQDVLNRLAVTDLEVCGAQTQYCIDTTIRIAHDREYPIEIYRDAYTTVDNEFIDAATTNSYYANMWDGRFATVKEEI
- a CDS encoding DegV family protein; amino-acid sequence: MKTAIVTDTGAYLKPEEIKKYNIRVLPLTVIMGDSQYKETEELDAETFFDYMRNESALPTTAQVSIGAAEELYNQLADEGYDEVISIHLSKGITSFLDSLEGFLKTYNKIKVYPYDSTIAAAGEADLCLLAATMVLDGKHANEIMPQLARLTETLNVDFVVDDLKHLTRTGRLSNRSAIIGNLLRIKPMLTFEDGKIVAVGRERTMKRAFGVIKSDLRKTLEENDYPVLGTILDANYAELSDKWLEELQQEFPNVRFDQRHLGPAISVHTGEKTMALIWERDWKSLT
- a CDS encoding type II toxin-antitoxin system PemK/MazF family toxin encodes the protein MFQTFKRGDIVLMNFNPSKGHEQKGYRPALVWTNQEAQTVSGFAVVIPITSHDKNYPLHVRIDNKTDNIRGVIMVDQLISIDLMARHLKLVGNCGKHILDEVDSIVADMTD
- a CDS encoding YhgE/Pip domain-containing protein: MFKKNKFFVLAFAAAIFLTLFFVVTQIPSANPVPKNIPIAVVNLDQGKMGKTIFSKITGAKKSTNENTPTVDWTYKKDEDSARKGMNQQEYYATIVVPKNFTKDIAGVLQNKSDGTQLKIVINQGVNPTLAGSVSTLLTTMVGKINGEVQAQMFKQLAIAQVKLPAETSAKMMNIVTEKTETVHSTKHLMTASSGFFQPIWIASLVSALMLFYAGKGREFKSRKHLAWFKLGQVSVAALLAITMGFLTTVYSEWILGYNLPTPVTVGWFLSIAGFAFIMLILGFVSWLGVPGVAIFGILLFFSAPLMQLAPQMIPHFYRVWVTPWLPMRFLFDGSRGILYYGQHLWNNSVSGLLIVMSVGLVVIFSEIFSPRRTFVNGELDD